GCGGTCGGCGGTCGCGAAGTCGCGAGCGTCACGGGCCGTGCGGCGCTCGTCGATCAAGCGCTCGACGAGGGTCGCGAGGGCTCGGCGGGCGGGGTCGTCGTCGCGAGCATCCCCCTCGGCCGCATCGAAGCCGAGAACGGCGACCATGCCCGCCACCTCGGCGCGGGCGCGGGCGGCGGCCGCCGGGTCGTCATCGTCGAGGGCGGCGTTACCGGCCCGGACACGGTCATGCAGCACGGCGAGCGCCTGCGGCACCGCCAGGTCGTCGTCGAGCGCCGCGGCGAACTCGTCGGGCAGCTCGGCTTCGGTCTCTGCGAAGCGCGTGCCGGCGATGCGGCGCGCCGCCCGCGCGAGGAAGCCCTCGATGCGCTCGAGCGCCGACTGCGACTCGTCGAGCGAGGTCGGCGTGTAGTCGATGCTCGAGCGGTAGTGCGCCGAGCCGAGCCAGTAGCGCACGACGGCCGGCCGATGGCTCGCGAGCAGGTCGGCGGCGAACACCGAGTTGCCGAGCGACTTCGACATCTTCTGCCCGCCGACCGTCACGAGGCCGTTGTGCACCCAGTGCCGCGCGAAGGCGTCGCCGGCCGCGGCCGACTGAGCCAGCTCGTTCTCATGGTGCGGGAACCGCAGGTCGAGCCCGCCGCCGTGGATGTCGAAAACCGGGCCGAGGTAGCGCGCCGCCATCGCCGAGCACTCGATGTGCCAGCCCGGTCGGCCCGCACCCCACGGCGAGTCCCACCGCGCCGTGGGCGGCTCGTCAGCCTTCGCGCCCTTCCACAGAGCGAAGTCGCGCGGGTCTCGCTTGGCGCGCGCGGGGGCATCCCCCGCGTCCTCCATGTCGTCGGGGCTCTGCCGGGTGAGCTCGCCGTAGCGGCTCCAGCTGCGCACGTCGAAGTACACGTCGCCCGAGGCATCCGTGGCCGCGTAGGCATGGCCGGCGGCGATGAGACGCTCGATGAGCTCATGCATCTGCGGGATGCTCGCGGTCGCGCGCGGCTCGTACGTCGGGGGCAGGATGCCTAAGGCCCGGTATGCGGCGGTGAACTCGAGCTCGACGCGGTAGGCCACGGCGAACCACGGCTCGGTGTCGCTCGCGTTCGCGAGCACCTTGTCGTCGATGTCGGTGACGTTGCGCACGAACGTCACTGCGTAGCCGCGCGCGGTCAGCCAGCGCCGCCACAGGTCGTAAACGAGCGCGCTGCGCAAGTGGCCGATGTGCGGCGCCGACTGCACGGTCGGCCCGCAGACATACATGCCGATCTGCCCCTCGACGCGCGGTTCGAGGTCGACGACGGCCGCCTTGAGGCTGTCGTAGAGGCGCACGGTCACCGGCCCAGCCTACCGGCGGGCCGTATTGCCCGGGCCGCGGCGTAGCCGGGCGACAGCGCTCGGCCGGCGGAGGTGCTCGCCTCGACGTTGCGAGCGGCGAAGCCGACGGGGGTGCTCGCCTCGACGTTGCGAGCGGCGAAGCCGACGGGGGTGCTCGCCTCGACGTTGCGAGCGGCGAAGCCGACGACCGCGCTCGTCGGCGGAGCCGCATCGCGCCGCAGGAGCGGCGGCGCGATCAGGAATGTAACAGTGCCGTGGCGATTGCAGCGACGCCCTCAGCGCGGCCGGTGAAGCCGAGGCCGTCCGAGGTCGTCGCGGCGACGCTCACGGGAGCACCGAGAGTGCGCGTCAGCAGCGCTTCGACCTCGTGCCGCCGAGCGGCGAAGCGCGGGCGCTGGGCGACGACCTGCACGGCCACGTTGACGACCTCGAAGCCCGCGTCGCGCACGAGCTCGAGCGTCGCGGTGAGGAACACCTCGCCGCGCGCCTCAGCGAACCGCGGGTCGTCGACGCCGAAGCGCGAGCCGATGTCGCCGAGCCCTGCGGCCGACAGCAGCGCGTCGCAGATGGCATGGCTGATGGCGTCGCCGTCGCTGTGCCCGGCGAGCCCTGGTTCGTCGGGCCAGTACAGCCCGCCCAGCCAGAGCGGCTGGCTCTCGTCGTAGGCGTGCACGTCGATGCCAACGCCCGTGCGCAGCGACGGCCGACCGCCCGAGACGAGGTGCTCGGCCCGCCGCAGATCCCACGGGGTGGTCACCTTGAAGGCGCGCTCATCGCCCGGCACCGTGACCACGGGATGCCCGGCCGCGGCGAACACGCTGGCATCGTCGGTGTGCTCCGCACCCGGAACGACCGCCGTCACCGCCGCCCGGTAGGCCTCGGCCGGAAAACCCTGGGGGGTCTGGATCGCCGCCAACTCGCTGCGATCGACCTGTTCCAGAACGGCGCCGGAGTGGTCGCGCCGCGCGATCGTGTCGACCACGGGCAGGGCGGGGATGACGCCCACCTGCTCGGCCCGCACGCGCTGCACCACTCGAGTGAAGACCTCCGGCGGGGTGAGCGCCCGCGCGGCGTCGTGGATGAGCACCACGTCGGCGCCCTCGGCGACGGCGGCGAGCCCGGCCGCGACGGAGGCCGCGCGGCTGTCGCCTCCCGTGACGACGGTCACCGCATCCTGCACCGGGCCGGCGACGCGACGGCCGATCGCCGCTGCGTCGCCGCGGTGGCTCGCGGGCGCGACGATGACGACCTGGGCGGGCTCCGGCTGGGCGAAGACACCCTCGAGCGCGTGCTCAAGAAGCGTGCGCCCGCCGAGGGTCACGAAGGCCTTGGGCTCGGGGCGACCCAGCCGGGTGCCGCTGCCGGCCGCGACCACGATGACCGCGAGCCGCGGCGCGAGAGGCGCCGTCATGCTCAGGAGGCGAGAACCTCGTCGAGCACCGTCGAGGCCTTCTCCTCGTCCGTCTTCTCGGCGAGCGCGAGCTCGCTGATGAGAATCTGGCGGGCCTTCGCGAGCATGCGCTTCTCGCCGGCGCTGAGGCCGCGGTCCTGATCGCGACGCCAGAGGTCGCGCACGACCTCGGAAACCTTGATGACGTCGCCCGAAGCGAGCTTCTCAAGGTTCGCCTTGTAGCGGCGCGACCAGTTGGTCGGCTCTTCGGTGAACGGCGCGCGCAGCACCTCGAACACCTTGTCGAGCCCCTCCTGGCCGATGACGTCGCGCACGCCGACGAGGTCGACGTTCTCGGCGGGAACCTCGATCGTCAGGTCACCCTGCGTGACGTTGAGCTTGAGGTACAGCTTCTCTTCGCCCTTGATGATTCGGTTCTTCACTTCGATGATCGTCGCCGCACCGTGGTGGGGGTAGACGACCGTCTCGCCAACCTGAAAAAGCATGGGTGATGGTCCTTCCGCAGAACTGCCAGTCTACCACAGCGTTTTCACAGAGAATCGGGCCGGGCGGCGACCACCGGGGCGCGGAACAGGCCCTCGATGGCTCACTACACTAGACTCGGATGCGCTCTCGCGCGCCTCTCGCACCGTGCGCGAACGGGCCACCCGACGGGCTGAAGGAGTCAATTCGTGAAATCTCGCTTGGCGGCGTCGATCGCCCTCGCGGCCGCCCTCCTGGTCGGCACGACCGGCTGCACGTTCGGAGCGGTGATCGCCACGGAGAAGGACTACGACCCGAGCGACGGCGTCGGTGCCGAGGTCGGCGAGCTCGCCATCCGCAACGCGCTGCTCATCGGCGAGACCGGCGAGGAGCTGAACCTCGTCATGACGATCGCGAGCTCGGCCGACGTCGACCGCCGCCTCACCGTGCAGTGGGAGGCCGACGGCGAGCGCGTGACCGAAGCGGTCGTCGTCGCAGCGGGCGACCGCACCCGCGTGGGCGGCCCGGACGACGAGACGCAGATCGTGATCGCCGGCAGCGGCGCCACCATCGGCGGGCTCGTTCCGGTGTTCTTCGCCTACAGCGGCGCCGAGGGCGTCGAGGTGCTGGTTCCGGTGCTCGACGGCGCGCTGCCCGAGTACGAGCTGTACATCCCCTGACCTCGCCCGTCGGGCGACGAATTCCTGAGCTCGCCCGTCGGGCGACGAATCGCTTGACCTCGCCCTGCGGGCGACCGCGCCCTAGGCCTCGAAGCGGTAGCCGAGGCCGCGCACGGTCACGAGCATCCGCGGGTTCGAGGGGTCGGGTTCGATCTTCGAGCGAATGCGCTTGACGTGCACGTCGAGGGTCTTGGTGTCGCCGAAATAGTCGGCGCCCCAGACGCGGTCGATGAGCTGCCCGCGAGTGAGCACGCGCCCGGCGTTGCGCAGCAGCAGCTCGAGCAGCTCGAACTCTTTGAGCGGCATGGCGACGACCGTGCCGTCCACGGTGACCTGATGCTTCTCCACATCCATGCGCACCGGACCGACCGTGAGCACGGCATCGTCGAGGTCGCCCGCGTCGACCTGACGACGCAGCACCGCCCGGATGCGCGCGAGCAGCTCCCGGGTCGAGTACGGCTTCGTCACGTAGTCGTCGGCACCCAGCTCGAGCCCCACGACGATGTCGACCTCGCTGTCTTTCGCCGTGAGCATGATGATGGGCACGCCTGACCGCTGCCGCAGTTCGCGGCA
The sequence above is a segment of the Microcella humidisoli genome. Coding sequences within it:
- the cysS gene encoding cysteine--tRNA ligase, producing MTVRLYDSLKAAVVDLEPRVEGQIGMYVCGPTVQSAPHIGHLRSALVYDLWRRWLTARGYAVTFVRNVTDIDDKVLANASDTEPWFAVAYRVELEFTAAYRALGILPPTYEPRATASIPQMHELIERLIAAGHAYAATDASGDVYFDVRSWSRYGELTRQSPDDMEDAGDAPARAKRDPRDFALWKGAKADEPPTARWDSPWGAGRPGWHIECSAMAARYLGPVFDIHGGGLDLRFPHHENELAQSAAAGDAFARHWVHNGLVTVGGQKMSKSLGNSVFAADLLASHRPAVVRYWLGSAHYRSSIDYTPTSLDESQSALERIEGFLARAARRIAGTRFAETEAELPDEFAAALDDDLAVPQALAVLHDRVRAGNAALDDDDPAAAARARAEVAGMVAVLGFDAAEGDARDDDPARRALATLVERLIDERRTARDARDFATADRIRDDLAAAGIVLEDSPTATDWSIDG
- a CDS encoding DNA modification methylase translates to MKSRLAASIALAAALLVGTTGCTFGAVIATEKDYDPSDGVGAEVGELAIRNALLIGETGEELNLVMTIASSADVDRRLTVQWEADGERVTEAVVVAAGDRTRVGGPDDETQIVIAGSGATIGGLVPVFFAYSGAEGVEVLVPVLDGALPEYELYIP
- a CDS encoding CarD family transcriptional regulator, with the translated sequence MLFQVGETVVYPHHGAATIIEVKNRIIKGEEKLYLKLNVTQGDLTIEVPAENVDLVGVRDVIGQEGLDKVFEVLRAPFTEEPTNWSRRYKANLEKLASGDVIKVSEVVRDLWRRDQDRGLSAGEKRMLAKARQILISELALAEKTDEEKASTVLDEVLAS
- the ispD gene encoding 2-C-methyl-D-erythritol 4-phosphate cytidylyltransferase; amino-acid sequence: MTAPLAPRLAVIVVAAGSGTRLGRPEPKAFVTLGGRTLLEHALEGVFAQPEPAQVVIVAPASHRGDAAAIGRRVAGPVQDAVTVVTGGDSRAASVAAGLAAVAEGADVVLIHDAARALTPPEVFTRVVQRVRAEQVGVIPALPVVDTIARRDHSGAVLEQVDRSELAAIQTPQGFPAEAYRAAVTAVVPGAEHTDDASVFAAAGHPVVTVPGDERAFKVTTPWDLRRAEHLVSGGRPSLRTGVGIDVHAYDESQPLWLGGLYWPDEPGLAGHSDGDAISHAICDALLSAAGLGDIGSRFGVDDPRFAEARGEVFLTATLELVRDAGFEVVNVAVQVVAQRPRFAARRHEVEALLTRTLGAPVSVAATTSDGLGFTGRAEGVAAIATALLHS
- a CDS encoding response regulator transcription factor — its product is MTRILIVEDEAALSEPLAYLLTREGYETTVAADGIAALAEFDRAGADLVLLDLMLPGLPGTEVCRELRQRSGVPIIMLTAKDSEVDIVVGLELGADDYVTKPYSTRELLARIRAVLRRQVDAGDLDDAVLTVGPVRMDVEKHQVTVDGTVVAMPLKEFELLELLLRNAGRVLTRGQLIDRVWGADYFGDTKTLDVHVKRIRSKIEPDPSNPRMLVTVRGLGYRFEA